A genomic region of Pseudomonas sp. KU43P contains the following coding sequences:
- a CDS encoding DUF2288 domain-containing protein, translating to MTDQTSTLYAKLLGETATIEWKALERFWAKGDLIWVDPSLDLIAVAEAMAENRSEIFAKWRSDGTVGPVTMEQAMELQSRDPEIWAVVVSPFIVIQVKQPA from the coding sequence ATGACTGATCAAACAAGCACCCTCTATGCCAAATTGCTTGGCGAGACTGCGACCATCGAGTGGAAAGCCTTGGAGCGTTTCTGGGCCAAGGGTGACCTGATTTGGGTCGACCCCAGCCTTGACCTAATCGCCGTTGCCGAGGCGATGGCCGAGAATCGCAGCGAGATCTTCGCCAAGTGGCGCAGTGATGGCACTGTCGGACCGGTGACCATGGAGCAGGCGATGGAGCTGCAAAGCCGCGATCCAGAGATATGGGCAGTTGTCGTCTCGCCGTTCATCGTGATTCAGGTGAAGCAGCCCGCCTGA
- the livH gene encoding high-affinity branched-chain amino acid ABC transporter permease LivH, translating to MPEIYHFFQQLVNGLTIGSTYALIAIGYTMVYGIIGMINFAHGEVYMIGSYVAFIALAGLAMMGIHSLPILMTVAFVATIFVTSAYGYSIERVAYRPLRNSNRLIPLISAIGMSIFLQNTVLLSQDSKDKSIPNLIPGSFSFGPGGAEEVLVSYMQILVFVVTLVAMTLLTLFISRSRLGRACRACAEDIKMANLLGINTNNIIALTFVIGAALAAVAAVLLSMQYGVINPNAGFLVGLKAFTAAVLGGIGSIPGAMLGGLVLGVAEAFGADIFGDQYKDVVAFGLLVLVLLFRPTGILGRPEVEKV from the coding sequence ATGCCTGAGATCTACCATTTCTTCCAACAACTGGTTAATGGATTGACCATCGGCAGCACCTATGCCTTGATCGCCATCGGCTACACGATGGTGTACGGCATCATTGGCATGATCAACTTCGCCCATGGCGAGGTATACATGATTGGTTCCTACGTGGCCTTCATCGCCCTGGCGGGCCTGGCCATGATGGGTATCCATTCGCTGCCGATCCTGATGACCGTTGCCTTCGTCGCGACGATCTTCGTCACCAGTGCCTATGGCTACAGCATCGAACGGGTTGCCTACCGCCCCCTGCGCAACAGCAACCGTCTGATCCCGCTGATTTCCGCCATCGGCATGTCGATCTTCCTGCAGAACACTGTCTTGCTGTCGCAGGATTCCAAGGATAAATCCATCCCCAACCTGATCCCAGGGAGCTTCTCCTTCGGGCCGGGAGGCGCGGAAGAGGTCCTGGTGTCCTACATGCAGATTCTGGTGTTCGTGGTCACCCTGGTGGCCATGACCCTGCTCACCCTGTTCATCTCCCGTTCCCGCCTGGGGCGCGCCTGCCGTGCCTGCGCCGAGGACATCAAGATGGCCAACCTGCTGGGCATCAACACCAACAACATCATTGCCCTGACTTTCGTCATCGGTGCCGCACTGGCGGCCGTGGCGGCCGTGCTGCTGAGCATGCAGTACGGGGTCATCAACCCCAACGCCGGTTTCCTGGTGGGCCTGAAGGCCTTCACTGCGGCGGTACTGGGTGGCATCGGCAGCATTCCGGGCGCGATGCTCGGCGGGCTGGTGCTGGGTGTGGCCGAAGCCTTCGGCGCCGACATCTTCGGCGACCAGTACAAGGACGTGGTTGCATTCGGTCTGTTGGTTCTTGTCCTGCTGTTCCGGCCGACCGGCATCCTCGGCCGCCCGGAGGTTGAAAAAGTATGA
- a CDS encoding NAD(P)-dependent oxidoreductase, with protein sequence MRSELPSLGFAGIGLMGLPMCRRLLAAGFPLTVWNRSPEKCAELVAAGARLAATPAELCRDSDMVLLCLADTAVVREVVFGEHGISSGGRRGQLLVDFSSLEPTATREMAAELAALCGMAWLDTPVSGGTPGAEAGTLAIMVGGDGADLERARPVLQVLGQRVTHMGGVGAGQVTKACNQMIVACNALVIAEVVALAEQSGVDASLIAEALAGGFADSKPLQILAPQMAASSYEPIKWHVRTLLKDLDGAVKLSREQGTATPLSGLAAQLMRLHGSQGYLQKDPATLVELYRNK encoded by the coding sequence ATGCGTTCAGAACTTCCTTCACTTGGATTTGCCGGAATTGGCTTGATGGGCCTGCCCATGTGCCGGCGCCTGCTGGCCGCGGGGTTCCCGCTGACGGTCTGGAACCGCAGCCCGGAAAAGTGCGCCGAGCTGGTTGCAGCCGGTGCACGCCTGGCGGCAACTCCCGCTGAACTGTGCCGCGACAGTGACATGGTGCTGCTGTGCCTGGCCGACACCGCCGTGGTGCGCGAGGTCGTGTTTGGTGAGCACGGTATTTCCAGCGGTGGCCGCCGGGGGCAGCTGCTGGTTGATTTCTCCAGCCTTGAGCCCACTGCCACCCGGGAGATGGCCGCCGAACTGGCGGCGCTGTGCGGTATGGCCTGGCTGGATACGCCGGTGTCCGGTGGTACCCCTGGGGCCGAAGCGGGCACGCTGGCGATCATGGTTGGCGGCGATGGCGCTGACCTTGAGCGGGCGCGCCCGGTGCTGCAGGTGCTCGGCCAGCGGGTGACGCACATGGGCGGCGTGGGGGCAGGTCAGGTGACCAAGGCCTGCAACCAGATGATCGTCGCCTGCAACGCCCTGGTGATTGCCGAGGTGGTGGCCCTGGCCGAACAGTCAGGGGTCGATGCAAGCCTGATCGCCGAAGCCTTGGCCGGTGGGTTCGCCGACTCGAAGCCGTTGCAGATCCTTGCGCCGCAGATGGCCGCCAGCAGCTACGAACCGATCAAGTGGCATGTGCGCACGCTGCTCAAGGATCTCGACGGCGCGGTCAAGTTGTCCCGCGAGCAGGGCACCGCGACTCCGCTCAGTGGCCTTGCCGCACAGTTGATGCGCTTGCACGGTAGCCAGGGGTATCTGCAAAAAGATCCGGCGACCCTGGTTGAGCTGTATCGCAATAAGTGA
- a CDS encoding branched-chain amino acid ABC transporter substrate-binding protein, with the protein MIKISKLFAAMVLAGVASHSFAADTIKIGIAGPKTGPVTQYGDMQFIGAKQAIKDINAKGGVDGKMLEAKEYDDACDPKQAVAVANKVVNDGVKFVIGHLCSSSTQPASDIYEDEGVIMITPAATSPEITARGYKLIFRTIGLDSAQGPAAGNYIADHVKPKVVAVLHDKQQYGEGIATAVKQTLEKKGTKVAVFEGLNAGDKDFSSIIQKLKQNNVDFVYYGGYHPELGLILRQAQEKGLKAKFMGPEGVGNDSISQIAQGASEGLLVTLPKSFDADPENKAIVDAIKADGKDPSGPFVFPAYSAVELIAKGIEAAKSEDTDKVAAAIHAGSFKTPTGTLSYDQKGDLKDFKFVVYEWHFGKPKTEVSPQ; encoded by the coding sequence ATGATCAAGATTTCCAAGCTGTTCGCTGCAATGGTACTGGCCGGGGTAGCCAGCCATTCGTTTGCCGCCGATACCATCAAGATCGGTATCGCAGGTCCCAAGACCGGCCCTGTGACCCAGTACGGCGACATGCAGTTCATCGGCGCGAAACAGGCCATCAAGGACATCAACGCCAAGGGCGGCGTCGATGGCAAGATGCTCGAAGCCAAGGAATACGACGACGCGTGCGACCCTAAACAGGCCGTGGCAGTCGCCAACAAAGTGGTCAACGACGGCGTCAAGTTCGTCATCGGCCACCTGTGCTCCAGCTCCACCCAACCAGCTTCGGACATCTACGAAGACGAAGGCGTGATCATGATCACCCCGGCTGCCACCAGCCCGGAAATCACCGCCCGTGGCTACAAGCTGATCTTCCGCACCATCGGCCTGGACAGCGCCCAGGGTCCGGCCGCCGGCAACTACATCGCCGACCACGTCAAGCCGAAGGTCGTAGCCGTGCTGCACGACAAGCAGCAATACGGTGAAGGCATCGCCACCGCGGTCAAGCAGACCCTTGAGAAGAAGGGCACCAAGGTTGCCGTGTTCGAAGGCCTCAACGCTGGTGACAAGGATTTCTCCTCGATCATCCAGAAGCTCAAGCAGAACAACGTCGACTTCGTCTACTACGGCGGCTACCACCCGGAGCTGGGCCTGATCCTGCGCCAGGCTCAGGAAAAAGGCCTGAAAGCCAAGTTCATGGGCCCGGAAGGCGTGGGTAACGACTCCATCTCGCAGATCGCCCAGGGCGCCTCCGAAGGCCTGCTGGTCACCCTGCCGAAATCCTTCGACGCCGACCCGGAAAACAAGGCCATCGTCGACGCCATCAAGGCTGACGGCAAGGATCCGAGCGGCCCGTTCGTATTCCCGGCCTACTCCGCCGTGGAGCTGATCGCCAAGGGTATCGAAGCGGCCAAGTCCGAAGACACCGACAAGGTGGCAGCCGCCATCCACGCCGGTTCCTTCAAGACCCCGACCGGCACCCTGTCGTATGACCAGAAAGGCGACCTGAAAGACTTCAAGTTCGTGGTCTACGAATGGCACTTCGGCAAGCCGAAGACTGAAGTCTCCCCTCAGTAA